The window AACAGATTTTTTTGGAAAGATGATTGAATAAAGAAGAAGAGTTAGAGTAAATAGTATTATTGAGTATTTTTCAAGGAAGTGCATTCTCCATAAAGCTTTTTCAGCGACAATGTTGCATTTCTTAGCTCCCTTAAAATAAATGGTAAATAAATCTTTGCGTTAAATTAAGTTAGATATAAACAAAAAATGCCGAAAAAATTTTCCGGCATTTTCTTTTTTTACTAAGAATTTAAAGCTTTGCTAAGCTTCACGGCGTCCTGATTGCTAGGGTCATACTGTAAAGATTTGGCAATGTGTTCTTTAGCCTTATTAGGATCTGTCTGTTGTTCTGCAAAGGCAATATAGAAATAGGCATAGGCCAGATTTTTCTTATTTTGCTCTACCTCTTCCGGTTTTACGGTTGCAATATACTTTTCATAAGCCAGTTTTGCATTGGCATCATCTTTTGCAGACTGATAAGCATAAGCCTGACTGTAATATGATGGAGCCCAGTCCGGTAATAAAGCAGAGATTTTCTTCCAGGTATCAATGGCATTCGGCCAGTCTGATGCTTCCTGATAAGCTGCTGCTAATTTTGCTAAGGATTCAGTATCCTTTGGATTGGCCTCAATCTGTTTTTTAAGACCATCAATTGTTGGATTGCTTGTTTGACTCGTTGCTGCCGAAGTTTCCGGTTGAGTCGTTTGCGCGTTTACAAGACTTACACTTCCTGCCAGTATCAAACCTAAAAATAGATTTCTACTATTAATTGTACTCATTTTCATAATCTTATATTTTAAATTCGAAAATCTAAAATTCAATAATAATTCCATAAAATCTTAAATTTTAGAAGCTTTAAGGTTTTTTAGAAAATATTAACGGGAAACGTGTTTTTTTTAGTTTAATTTTTGATTCGTTCATCTTTGAGGTTATCTTTGTCATTCATTTTTTTATTAATACATATAATTTCGTGGTATGAATATCATATTAGCTTCAACATCCACTCTTTTTGGTGGAGAATATCTGGAATACTTAAGAGAAGAATTAATCCAACTCTATAAAGGAATTGACGAAATTGTGTTTATTCCTTTCGCAAGACCAGGCGGAATTTCTCATGATGATTATACAGCAAAAGCACGTTCTTTCTTTGAAACCATTGATATAAAAGTAAAAGGACTTCATGAATTTGAAGATAAAAAAGAAGCCATTCATCAGGCAAAAGGATACTTTACCGGTGGTGGAAATACCTTTTTATTGGTTAAAACATTACATGAAGAAGGGTTGATGTCTGTTTTAAAAGAAAATGTATCAGGAGGAAAAGCATATCTTGGATGCAGTGCAGGAAGTAATATTGGAGGTCAGAATATGAAAACGACGAATGACATGCCGATCGTATATCCTCCAAGTTTTGACTGTATGGGGCTGGTTCCTTTCAATATCAATCCGCACTATCTTGATCCTAACCCGGATTTGAAGCATAATGGAGAAACCAGAGAAACCCGTATTCAGGAGTTCCTTACCCAAAACGATATTAAAGTAGTAGGCCTTAGAGAAGGAAACTGGATCAGAAGAACAGCAGATTCAATTACAGTAGAAGGAAGTGAACTGACAAGAATTTTTGAGAAAGGTAAGGAACCTTACGAAATAGAAGCAGGAAGTACTCTTTAATGAACAAAGAAGAAATTAATCTTTTTGTAGAACGTAATCTGACCAATTTTTCAGTAAACAGCACCGGATGGGATAGTCTGATCCGGAAACTGCTCTTTGAATTTGCCATTGCAGGCTGGAGTAGGGAAAACCGTGTTTTTGGAAAGGAAAAATTCGGTGGGTTGAGGTGCTACACGTATTCTGAGGATGAAGTACTTAATAACAAGCTTAAAATTATCAAAG of the Chryseobacterium viscerum genome contains:
- a CDS encoding tetratricopeptide repeat protein: MSTINSRNLFLGLILAGSVSLVNAQTTQPETSAATSQTSNPTIDGLKKQIEANPKDTESLAKLAAAYQEASDWPNAIDTWKKISALLPDWAPSYYSQAYAYQSAKDDANAKLAYEKYIATVKPEEVEQNKKNLAYAYFYIAFAEQQTDPNKAKEHIAKSLQYDPSNQDAVKLSKALNS
- the pepE gene encoding dipeptidase PepE → MNIILASTSTLFGGEYLEYLREELIQLYKGIDEIVFIPFARPGGISHDDYTAKARSFFETIDIKVKGLHEFEDKKEAIHQAKGYFTGGGNTFLLVKTLHEEGLMSVLKENVSGGKAYLGCSAGSNIGGQNMKTTNDMPIVYPPSFDCMGLVPFNINPHYLDPNPDLKHNGETRETRIQEFLTQNDIKVVGLREGNWIRRTADSITVEGSELTRIFEKGKEPYEIEAGSTL